One Candidatus Poribacteria bacterium DNA segment encodes these proteins:
- a CDS encoding DUF433 domain-containing protein produces the protein MMKPEQVINQDPEIHGGTPVFTGTRVPVKALIDHLKAGESLDYFLEGFPSVSREQAIAFLEFALAQTIRSYPR, from the coding sequence TTGATGAAACCCGAGCAAGTGATAAACCAAGACCCCGAGATTCACGGCGGGACACCCGTATTTACGGGCACCCGTGTTCCGGTAAAAGCACTCATCGATCATCTAAAAGCCGGAGAAAGTCTTGACTATTTTCTTGAAGGATTTCCTTCGGTTTCCCGCGAGCAAGCAATTGCTTTTTTAGAATTCGCTTTGGCCCAAACAATCCGATCATACCCGCGGTAA
- a CDS encoding ABC transporter ATP-binding protein, with amino-acid sequence MAVSVELTHVTKAFDTTLAVNDVSLKIETGEFFFLLGPSGCGKSTFLRIVAGFYKPDIGELRFDDTVMNNVPPHQRNTGMVFQNYALWPHMSVAENIEYGLTLRKFDKAERNEKIIRALEMVQMEDYHDRAVNTLSGGQQQRIALARALVIEPSVLLLDEPISNLDAALRQQMRDEIKQIHDRTNITMFYVTHDQVDALSMADRMAIMQDGVIIQVGTPREIYQFPKNAFVASFVGETNFISGKVEQASNGSATIDTPIGTLHSETVYHDLTQGTPVQCSIRPEALIIDSTQDSSSQSENLITAKVTAVNYLGRIEEYQLVAADIPLKAVHYNPGTETKKPGDTVQLAISAAAVLPLPD; translated from the coding sequence ATGGCAGTTTCTGTTGAATTAACCCATGTCACAAAAGCCTTCGATACAACGCTCGCTGTCAATGACGTGAGTCTGAAAATTGAGACGGGAGAGTTCTTCTTCCTCCTGGGTCCGTCCGGATGCGGCAAATCAACTTTCCTCCGTATTGTAGCAGGATTCTACAAACCCGATATCGGCGAATTGCGGTTCGACGATACCGTGATGAACAACGTGCCGCCGCATCAACGCAATACAGGAATGGTGTTCCAAAATTATGCCCTATGGCCCCACATGTCCGTCGCCGAAAACATTGAATATGGACTGACGCTTCGGAAATTCGACAAGGCAGAACGCAACGAAAAAATTATACGAGCGTTAGAGATGGTACAGATGGAAGACTATCACGATCGCGCAGTCAACACGCTCTCCGGTGGACAGCAACAACGCATCGCACTTGCGCGTGCGCTCGTTATTGAGCCGAGTGTCCTACTCCTCGACGAACCGATCAGTAACCTCGACGCTGCACTCCGACAACAGATGCGCGACGAAATAAAGCAGATTCATGACCGGACTAATATTACAATGTTCTATGTCACACACGATCAGGTCGATGCACTCTCTATGGCAGATCGGATGGCGATTATGCAGGATGGCGTTATCATCCAAGTCGGCACACCGCGTGAAATCTATCAGTTTCCAAAGAACGCTTTTGTCGCGAGTTTTGTTGGGGAAACCAACTTCATTTCGGGCAAGGTCGAGCAGGCATCGAACGGCAGTGCTACAATTGACACTCCGATTGGGACACTTCACTCGGAAACCGTCTACCACGACCTAACGCAGGGAACACCCGTGCAGTGTTCAATTCGACCAGAAGCACTCATTATTGATAGCACTCAGGATAGCAGTAGCCAATCTGAAAACCTTATAACTGCGAAAGTGACAGCAGTCAACTATTTGGGACGGATAGAAGAATACCAACTGGTAGCCGCAGACATCCCGCTCAAAGCTGTGCATTACAACCCCGGCACAGAAACGAAAAAGCCGGGAGATACCGTTCAACTCGCAATATCAGCAGCGGCAGTTCTTCCACTGCCAGATTAA
- a CDS encoding UvrD-helicase domain-containing protein, with product MRLTPSQQAALNIEKHICVTAGAGSGKTTVLVERYLEILRSEKANPREIVAITFTDKAAAEMKERVIEKLNAEESIVDRGTILEQMNTAPISTIHAFCSRILREFPFQAGVPANFSILQGIDQKLLLQQILRETLKEIATNKEDKHRGELTRLLQRYGRRQNLEELFSSMVNQRDVIDHLIKEVYGSQNVEQLPDVWEHAIRAESMSENDVIEFIRCLNAALHLAKGKNVTLIIPLVQKLEALPEKNPDSPEVMRLLKEIADLITIKSGGIAKTAFLGRGVKTSDIETEINFLVSAAEKIQNAPIIEADGETDDDFLLSTTYDLLTLYTRILNNYQTAKLSQGTLDFNDLQLKTRDLLRDNKEIQQALVERHTYYMVDEYQDTNELQYELVMLLTNELKEANLFIVGDPKQSIYAFRGADVRVFKKTNQKIKDTGGEDIPLKENFRSLRDTVGFVNHLFDCLMGDGTETEFEVPFESLIKARPVEANGAIDIILGEKGDATANEYTLIAQHIKNMSRNGETVWVRRENSGESEHPIEYGDIAILIRSRTHLPDIEHALLEAGIPYLTTGGIGFYQRQEIYDIWNYLHFLNTPTEHHASLAGVLRGPAFGISDTELYEISQQDGTSFWNKAQNYQAGSHNLGRAIDTLKRHIQIAHRMSVNQLIVTIVNETGMIGTLKTGKQGQQRWANYQKLLEHARSFDSDETKQTLTDFIEFLDILIEEERREGQAPVEASRGAIQIMTIHAAKGLQFPVVILPCLDRGAEMAREPFIDETLGIGFSPLNPDNNYKKTEPRIVDYMKNRASQKEYAEKKRLFYVGTTRAQDRLILAGSLSGTGKPRNILEWLYKHLGIGEEDNLLNLPFRLKVFPDSSQQSEDTLTTDKDSDDETTPVDFPEHPLPTLEPTEISASFSVAELANYARCPLRYQLENVLRIPTNEQRESGSDEIDMSAAIRYTLARIRQLSDAENLDRLTDQAFENYPEATTESKARLRTYVSNFLNSELGETARVASETHVNQQIHAAINGHIIDGRLDRIFKDETGNWQIINYKTDEVQNLDTYRPEMELYSLLAHRRYPNQSTVIINLFFTEENRCEQIHFDMTQLQDVQEQWQKRISALQRGVYQKNLEHCCSCPYADPDGACIITEP from the coding sequence ATGCGATTGACACCGAGCCAACAAGCAGCCCTTAATATAGAAAAACATATCTGTGTAACCGCCGGTGCGGGTTCAGGAAAGACGACTGTATTGGTCGAACGTTACCTTGAAATCTTGCGAAGCGAGAAGGCAAACCCGCGAGAAATCGTCGCTATCACCTTCACAGATAAAGCCGCCGCTGAGATGAAGGAACGCGTTATTGAAAAACTTAATGCCGAAGAAAGCATTGTTGATCGCGGAACAATCCTTGAACAGATGAACACGGCCCCCATCTCGACCATCCATGCATTCTGTTCACGTATCCTGAGAGAATTCCCCTTTCAAGCCGGTGTACCAGCCAATTTTAGCATCTTGCAAGGTATCGATCAGAAACTCCTGCTACAGCAAATCCTTCGAGAAACCCTCAAGGAGATTGCCACAAACAAGGAAGATAAACACCGGGGCGAACTGACACGCCTGCTACAACGCTACGGACGACGACAAAACTTGGAAGAACTGTTTTCGAGCATGGTAAACCAGCGCGATGTCATTGATCATCTCATTAAAGAGGTTTACGGCAGTCAAAATGTTGAACAGCTGCCAGATGTTTGGGAACACGCCATTCGTGCAGAATCGATGTCGGAAAATGATGTTATCGAATTCATCCGGTGTCTAAACGCCGCTTTGCATCTTGCGAAGGGCAAAAATGTTACATTGATTATACCTTTAGTCCAAAAATTGGAAGCGTTGCCTGAGAAAAACCCGGACTCACCTGAAGTGATGCGTCTACTGAAAGAAATCGCAGATCTAATTACAATAAAAAGTGGCGGCATCGCGAAAACCGCTTTTCTGGGCAGAGGGGTCAAAACATCGGACATTGAAACCGAAATCAACTTTCTGGTATCGGCCGCGGAAAAGATTCAAAACGCTCCTATCATTGAGGCGGATGGCGAAACTGATGACGATTTTCTACTCAGCACAACCTATGATCTGCTCACCCTATATACCCGAATCCTTAACAATTACCAAACTGCCAAACTCTCCCAAGGCACACTCGATTTCAATGACCTGCAACTGAAAACCCGCGATCTGCTTCGCGACAACAAAGAAATCCAGCAAGCATTGGTTGAACGCCACACATACTACATGGTGGACGAATATCAGGATACAAATGAACTACAGTACGAATTAGTGATGCTGCTCACAAACGAACTCAAAGAAGCAAATCTCTTTATCGTAGGTGATCCAAAACAGAGCATTTACGCGTTTCGCGGCGCAGATGTCCGTGTGTTTAAAAAGACAAATCAAAAAATCAAAGACACGGGAGGTGAAGACATCCCTCTCAAAGAGAATTTCCGCTCTCTACGAGACACCGTCGGGTTTGTCAATCACCTTTTCGATTGTTTGATGGGTGATGGAACTGAAACCGAATTTGAGGTGCCGTTTGAATCCCTTATTAAAGCGCGACCTGTTGAAGCAAACGGTGCGATTGATATCATCCTCGGAGAGAAGGGCGACGCGACAGCAAACGAATACACGCTGATCGCACAGCACATCAAAAATATGAGCAGGAACGGCGAAACGGTATGGGTGCGCCGCGAGAACAGCGGAGAATCAGAACATCCAATTGAATACGGCGACATCGCCATACTCATCCGTAGCAGAACACATCTTCCAGATATTGAGCATGCTTTACTTGAAGCAGGCATCCCCTACCTCACCACCGGTGGCATCGGTTTCTATCAACGCCAAGAAATCTACGATATCTGGAACTATCTCCATTTCCTCAATACACCGACAGAACATCACGCTTCCCTTGCTGGCGTTCTTCGCGGTCCCGCTTTCGGTATCTCTGACACTGAACTCTATGAAATTTCACAGCAAGATGGAACAAGTTTCTGGAACAAAGCGCAGAATTACCAAGCAGGTTCTCATAACCTCGGACGCGCGATAGACACCTTAAAAAGGCACATCCAGATTGCACATCGCATGTCTGTAAACCAACTCATCGTAACCATCGTTAATGAAACAGGAATGATTGGAACGCTAAAAACAGGAAAACAGGGGCAGCAGCGGTGGGCAAACTACCAAAAACTCTTGGAACACGCCAGAAGTTTTGACAGTGACGAAACCAAGCAAACCCTTACAGATTTTATCGAATTTCTGGATATTTTAATTGAGGAAGAGCGACGCGAAGGGCAGGCACCAGTTGAGGCAAGCAGAGGCGCAATCCAAATCATGACGATCCATGCCGCCAAGGGACTTCAATTCCCGGTTGTGATACTCCCATGCCTTGACCGAGGCGCGGAGATGGCGAGAGAGCCTTTTATTGATGAAACACTTGGGATCGGTTTCAGCCCACTTAATCCGGACAACAATTACAAAAAAACTGAACCGCGCATTGTTGACTATATGAAAAATCGGGCGAGCCAAAAAGAGTATGCCGAAAAGAAGCGGTTGTTCTATGTCGGTACGACACGCGCCCAGGACCGGCTTATTTTAGCGGGAAGCCTCTCTGGCACCGGTAAACCGCGGAACATACTTGAATGGCTTTATAAGCATCTCGGCATCGGTGAAGAAGACAATTTACTGAACTTACCCTTTAGACTAAAGGTCTTTCCCGATAGCAGTCAACAATCTGAAGATACTTTGACTACGGACAAGGATTCTGATGATGAAACAACACCCGTCGATTTTCCGGAGCATCCGTTACCGACTCTGGAGCCAACCGAGATCTCCGCGTCCTTCTCTGTAGCCGAGCTCGCTAACTATGCGCGCTGTCCGCTGCGGTATCAGTTGGAAAATGTCCTACGAATTCCGACAAACGAACAAAGAGAATCGGGTTCAGACGAAATCGATATGTCCGCTGCGATCCGCTACACCCTCGCTCGAATAAGACAACTATCAGACGCAGAAAATCTTGATAGGCTGACTGATCAAGCATTTGAGAATTACCCTGAAGCAACGACCGAATCAAAAGCGAGACTTCGCACTTATGTTAGCAATTTTCTCAATTCCGAACTCGGAGAAACAGCACGCGTTGCCTCCGAAACCCATGTCAATCAGCAAATCCACGCAGCTATCAACGGACACATCATTGATGGCAGATTGGACAGGATTTTTAAAGATGAAACAGGAAATTGGCAGATAATCAATTATAAAACCGACGAGGTTCAGAACTTAGATACATATCGTCCAGAAATGGAACTTTACAGTTTACTTGCACATCGGCGTTATCCAAATCAATCAACTGTGATAATTAATCTCTTCTTTACCGAAGAAAATCGGTGTGAACAGATACACTTCGACATGACACAATTGCAGGACGTTCAGGAACAGTGGCAGAAAAGAATATCCGCACTGCAGCGCGGGGTTTACCAGAAAAACCTTGAGCATTGCTGTTCCTGCCCGTATGCAGATCCAGATGGCGCGTGTATAATCACCGAACCTTAA
- a CDS encoding CRTAC1 family protein, whose amino-acid sequence MDFGIKQSVIGFQPSAIRGNVDRRMEEKIGRFFDLETRGLILPFFLPSIPKLIANIIFCCLLIPLNAAAQNLPPPGNIKFTNITQAAGIDFIHNTGAFGKKYLPETMGSGCAFIDYDNDGWQDILLVNGKDWEGKPTQKRQTMALYRNNRDSTFTDVTETAGLATPLYGMGVAVADYDNDGDSDIYISTLETDRLFQNRGDGTFVDVTEAAGIHNPGFGTSCAWFDYNNDGHLDLYVANYVEWSIENDLFCTLDGINKSYCTPESYTGQSSKLFRNRGNGTFTDVSRIARIEDNTSKSLGVCIFDYNADGLLDIFEANDTQPNKLYQNNGDGTFIEAGMLTGIAYNESGVATGAMGIDAADYDRTGKESLVIGNFSNEMLNLYHNEGDFFIDDAPAAHIGNATLLTLTFACFFFDFDLDGNLDIFTANGHVENDINAIQSQVTYAQPPHLFHNDSHGKFTEAVHKVGADLAKPMVGRGAAYGDIDNDGDWDLLVTTSNGPAHLFRNDGGNRNAWIKVQLVGQASNRDGIGAQIRITSAAGTQTHTVKSGSSYCSQSELTAIFGINDDTIIETIKVKWPSGAVSTRKNIKPNQQIRIEEDTQ is encoded by the coding sequence GTGGATTTCGGTATAAAGCAATCAGTCATCGGCTTTCAGCCATCAGCGATCAGAGGAAATGTGGATAGAAGGATGGAAGAGAAGATTGGAAGGTTCTTCGATTTGGAGACTCGGGGTCTCATCCTACCCTTCTTCCTACCTTCCATTCCCAAACTAATAGCCAATATAATATTTTGCTGCCTACTCATTCCTCTCAATGCTGCTGCACAAAACTTGCCGCCCCCTGGTAATATAAAATTTACCAACATCACGCAAGCAGCAGGCATCGACTTCATCCATAACACCGGTGCCTTCGGCAAGAAATACCTCCCCGAAACAATGGGTTCAGGATGCGCCTTCATAGATTACGACAACGACGGATGGCAGGACATCCTACTCGTCAATGGAAAGGATTGGGAGGGCAAGCCAACTCAGAAGCGGCAAACGATGGCACTCTACCGCAACAACCGAGACAGCACCTTCACCGATGTCACCGAAACCGCAGGTCTCGCGACACCCCTCTACGGCATGGGTGTCGCTGTCGCCGATTATGATAACGATGGCGATTCGGATATCTATATCAGCACCCTTGAAACCGATAGACTCTTCCAAAACCGCGGCGATGGCACTTTTGTTGATGTCACAGAAGCCGCCGGTATCCATAATCCGGGCTTCGGTACAAGTTGCGCATGGTTCGACTATAATAACGATGGACATCTTGACCTCTACGTCGCGAACTACGTTGAATGGAGCATAGAGAACGACCTGTTCTGTACCCTCGACGGCATCAATAAATCCTACTGCACCCCTGAATCCTACACAGGACAGTCCAGTAAACTCTTTAGAAATCGAGGCAACGGCACATTCACCGATGTCTCTCGTATCGCACGTATCGAGGACAATACGAGTAAATCACTCGGTGTCTGCATCTTCGATTACAATGCCGATGGCTTACTGGATATCTTTGAGGCAAACGACACACAACCCAATAAACTCTATCAGAACAATGGCGACGGCACCTTTATTGAAGCCGGAATGCTCACCGGCATCGCTTATAACGAAAGCGGTGTCGCAACCGGGGCAATGGGCATTGATGCCGCAGACTATGATCGCACCGGCAAAGAGAGCCTCGTCATCGGCAACTTCTCCAACGAAATGCTCAACCTCTATCACAACGAAGGCGATTTTTTCATTGATGATGCCCCCGCCGCACATATCGGAAATGCAACCTTATTGACGCTCACCTTCGCATGCTTCTTCTTCGACTTTGATCTTGATGGCAATCTCGACATCTTCACTGCTAACGGACATGTCGAAAACGACATCAACGCCATCCAGAGCCAAGTCACCTATGCGCAACCGCCGCATCTATTTCATAACGACTCTCACGGCAAATTCACCGAGGCAGTCCACAAAGTTGGTGCGGATTTGGCAAAGCCGATGGTCGGGAGAGGTGCAGCTTATGGCGATATCGACAACGACGGCGACTGGGACCTACTCGTTACTACCTCCAACGGACCCGCACATCTCTTCCGAAACGACGGTGGGAATCGTAACGCGTGGATTAAGGTACAACTTGTCGGACAAGCAAGCAATCGCGACGGAATTGGCGCGCAGATTCGCATTACCTCCGCGGCGGGGACACAGACACACACAGTCAAGAGCGGTTCCAGCTACTGCTCACAGAGTGAACTCACAGCCATCTTCGGCATAAACGATGATACTATAATCGAAACCATCAAGGTGAAGTGGCCCAGCGGTGCTGTCAGCACACGCAAGAACATCAAACCGAACCAACAGATTCGCATTGAGGAAGACACCCAGTAG
- the selA gene encoding L-seryl-tRNA(Sec) selenium transferase: protein MTTNNTKNLLQQLPAVEKLLNTQEMLDLQASYARDLVIEALRAVVADIRADILSGNQTQLPEYTEYAERTRQKIEAKIGAGMRPVVNATGTVTHTNLGRSLLSDVACEAIQQAAQNYVNLEYDITTGERGHRDRITEPLLQQLTGCEASTVVNNNAAAVLLALQTMARGKEVIVSRGELIEIGGAFRVPDVMAASGAVLREVGTTNRTHLRDYAEAINENTGLLLKVHPSNYKILGFTSTPSMDELTELGAQHGVPTMEDLGSGALVDMTLYGLPHEPLVGERIASGVDVVTFSGDKLLGGPQAGIIVGKAEWIEKMRKNPMMRALRVDKLIIAGLSATLRLYLTDSTTMVEQFPMLNRYTRPIEDLHALAKELKMQLETLFGEKIDIQVSETYGQIGSGALPVETLPSVALVLEPSGISAEMLAAQFRNATIPVIGRIKDGLFWLDLRTVYEREHTWIVETATQVAENF, encoded by the coding sequence TTGACAACCAATAACACAAAAAACCTCCTACAGCAATTGCCTGCCGTCGAAAAACTTCTGAACACCCAGGAGATGCTTGACTTGCAAGCGTCCTACGCTCGCGATCTCGTGATAGAGGCACTGCGCGCTGTTGTCGCTGACATCCGAGCCGATATTCTGAGTGGAAACCAGACACAACTGCCAGAATACACAGAATACGCCGAACGAACGCGTCAGAAAATTGAAGCAAAGATAGGGGCAGGCATGCGTCCCGTCGTCAATGCGACAGGCACGGTTACACATACCAACTTAGGCAGATCGTTGCTAAGCGACGTTGCGTGTGAAGCGATCCAGCAAGCCGCGCAGAACTATGTCAACCTTGAATACGACATTACAACAGGTGAGCGCGGACATCGGGATAGAATAACCGAACCGCTCCTACAGCAGCTAACAGGTTGTGAGGCATCTACGGTCGTTAACAATAATGCCGCAGCGGTTTTGCTCGCGCTGCAAACCATGGCACGCGGTAAAGAGGTGATCGTATCACGAGGAGAACTCATCGAAATCGGGGGCGCATTCCGAGTTCCTGACGTAATGGCAGCAAGCGGTGCAGTCCTTCGAGAGGTAGGCACAACCAACCGGACCCATCTCCGAGATTATGCCGAGGCTATCAATGAAAACACAGGACTACTGCTCAAGGTGCATCCGAGCAATTACAAAATCCTCGGTTTCACGTCAACGCCCTCGATGGATGAATTGACGGAACTCGGCGCACAGCACGGTGTCCCTACAATGGAAGATCTTGGCAGCGGTGCACTTGTTGATATGACACTATATGGACTTCCACACGAACCCCTCGTCGGAGAACGTATCGCCAGTGGCGTAGATGTTGTCACTTTCAGCGGTGACAAACTGCTCGGTGGACCACAGGCAGGGATCATCGTCGGTAAAGCGGAATGGATCGAAAAGATGCGTAAAAATCCGATGATGCGCGCACTTCGGGTCGATAAACTCATCATCGCCGGTTTGTCAGCGACGCTCCGACTTTACCTCACCGATAGTACCACCATGGTTGAACAGTTTCCAATGCTCAATCGCTATACGCGACCGATAGAGGATCTCCACGCCCTTGCCAAAGAACTCAAGATGCAACTGGAAACGCTCTTCGGGGAAAAGATTGACATTCAGGTTTCGGAAACCTACGGACAAATCGGAAGCGGTGCTCTCCCGGTTGAGACATTGCCGAGCGTCGCTCTCGTCCTTGAACCTTCCGGGATTTCCGCTGAAATGCTCGCTGCACAGTTCCGAAACGCCACAATCCCCGTCATTGGGAGAATCAAGGACGGTCTTTTTTGGCTGGATCTGCGGACGGTTTATGAGAGAGAACACACGTGGATCGTCGAAACCGCTACACAAGTCGCAGAAAACTTTTAA
- a CDS encoding Gfo/Idh/MocA family oxidoreductase yields METKQTVGIGIIGMGWMGMTHARAYRQISDRFHDSPLHPRLVICADDVVERTTEAKARFGFERTTTDFRHVIDDEDVHVVNIAAPNSMHLEIVEAAAAAGKHIFCEKPVGRNPAETKAIYAAAQRAGVLTYVGYNYRWAPVVQYAHQLISEGKLGKLTHYRGRFFAGYASHPQAVLSWRFQKEIAGLGTLGDLLSHVIDMAHFIVGGIDSVVSQQETFISERPIATAGTGTHFSLGGDGKTEAVTNEDYVGALVRFENGVRGTLEACRVITGPKCEMAFEVHGTDGALRWNFEQMNELEVYLPTEDGFPDGYTRVLSGPDHPFHSYFNPGPGVGLGYDDLKTIEAYQFLQAIHTGKQGNPSFREAAAVADVQTAIQTSWEEDQWISV; encoded by the coding sequence ATGGAGACCAAACAGACAGTTGGCATCGGCATTATCGGGATGGGATGGATGGGCATGACGCACGCCCGCGCATACCGCCAAATTAGTGATCGGTTCCACGACAGTCCCCTCCACCCCAGGCTTGTCATTTGTGCTGATGACGTTGTCGAGCGTACAACCGAGGCGAAAGCACGTTTTGGATTTGAACGCACAACCACCGATTTCCGACACGTCATAGATGACGAAGACGTACATGTCGTCAACATCGCCGCGCCGAATAGCATGCACCTTGAGATCGTCGAGGCAGCAGCTGCCGCAGGAAAACACATCTTCTGTGAGAAGCCTGTCGGGCGGAATCCAGCTGAAACGAAGGCTATCTATGCCGCTGCACAGCGCGCAGGTGTCCTAACCTATGTCGGTTATAACTATAGATGGGCACCCGTCGTTCAATATGCGCATCAACTGATTTCAGAAGGGAAACTCGGCAAACTCACCCACTACCGCGGTAGGTTTTTCGCTGGTTACGCCAGCCATCCGCAAGCCGTCCTTTCGTGGCGGTTTCAGAAAGAGATAGCAGGATTAGGAACGCTGGGTGATCTGCTCTCCCACGTCATTGACATGGCGCACTTTATCGTCGGCGGTATCGACAGTGTCGTCTCACAACAGGAAACATTTATTTCGGAACGCCCAATAGCGACAGCGGGGACCGGCACACACTTCAGCCTCGGCGGTGATGGCAAAACGGAAGCGGTCACGAACGAAGATTACGTCGGGGCATTAGTCCGGTTTGAAAACGGGGTCCGCGGCACCTTGGAGGCTTGCAGAGTCATTACTGGACCGAAGTGTGAAATGGCGTTTGAAGTGCACGGTACAGACGGAGCCTTGCGTTGGAACTTTGAACAGATGAACGAACTTGAGGTCTACCTACCCACCGAGGACGGTTTTCCTGATGGGTACACACGTGTCTTAAGCGGTCCCGATCATCCATTCCACAGTTATTTCAATCCCGGTCCCGGTGTTGGATTAGGCTACGATGACCTGAAGACGATTGAAGCGTACCAGTTTTTACAAGCCATCCACACAGGAAAACAGGGAAATCCCAGTTTCCGAGAAGCCGCCGCTGTCGCCGATGTACAGACTGCTATCCAAACCTCATGGGAGGAGGATCAGTGGATTTCGGTATAA
- a CDS encoding formylglycine-generating enzyme family protein produces MFWLPSDRIKLATKPKPETKWKATLGQKQLNAQSTSFLRKVSLKILITIVTLSVYACGQSEDGSTTGIESATEIVSEVDGATMVLIPAGTFQMGSTIGDSDEQPVHTVTLNAFYVDMYEVTNARYQKFVQSTGYPQPPLSHDPKFNAPDAPVVHVTWRDAAAYAAWANKRLPTEAEWEYAARGNLTGKRYPNSDIITYRDANFGGTGGTDRWKWSAPVGSFPPNGYNLYDMAGNVWEWCFDEYNAEFYSLSPQNNPRFGREIAPDDENFRILRGGGWGGSPEDLRVADRWYHLSSGSTIGFRCVKNLEE; encoded by the coding sequence TTGTTTTGGCTTCCCAGTGACCGAATTAAATTAGCAACGAAACCTAAGCCTGAAACGAAGTGGAAGGCGACTCTTGGGCAAAAACAGCTTAATGCCCAGTCCACGTCGTTTCTCCGCAAGGTAAGTTTAAAAATCCTCATTACCATCGTCACTCTTAGTGTTTACGCGTGCGGACAAAGCGAGGACGGTTCCACCACCGGCATTGAATCAGCCACAGAAATTGTCTCCGAAGTTGATGGTGCGACAATGGTGCTGATTCCTGCGGGGACGTTTCAGATGGGTTCCACCATCGGGGATAGCGACGAACAACCCGTGCATACCGTTACCCTTAACGCATTTTATGTGGATATGTATGAGGTAACCAATGCCCGCTATCAGAAGTTCGTTCAAAGCACAGGCTACCCGCAGCCACCCCTATCGCACGACCCGAAATTCAATGCCCCTGATGCCCCTGTCGTCCATGTGACCTGGCGCGATGCCGCTGCGTACGCGGCGTGGGCAAACAAACGTTTACCGACCGAAGCAGAATGGGAATACGCCGCACGTGGAAATCTTACTGGTAAACGATACCCGAACAGTGATATAATAACATACAGAGATGCCAATTTTGGGGGTACGGGTGGAACGGACAGATGGAAATGGAGCGCACCCGTCGGCAGCTTCCCACCGAACGGCTATAACCTATATGATATGGCAGGAAACGTGTGGGAATGGTGTTTTGATGAATACAACGCTGAATTCTATAGCCTGAGTCCACAGAACAACCCGCGCTTCGGCAGAGAAATTGCACCAGATGACGAAAACTTTCGTATCTTACGCGGTGGTGGATGGGGCGGGAGTCCTGAAGACCTTCGCGTTGCAGACCGGTGGTATCACCTCTCATCCGGCAGCACAATCGGCTTCCGCTGCGTAAAAAATTTAGAAGAATAG